Proteins co-encoded in one Mycobacterium mantenii genomic window:
- a CDS encoding MbtH family protein, translated as MPLNPFDDDNGRFFVLVNNEEQHSLWPTFTDIPAGWRVVFGEANRASCLQYIEETWPDIRAKSLRDTLRASVSDQ; from the coding sequence TTGCCGCTCAATCCGTTCGATGACGACAATGGCCGTTTTTTCGTCTTAGTCAATAACGAAGAACAACACAGTCTTTGGCCGACATTTACCGACATTCCCGCCGGTTGGAGGGTAGTTTTTGGGGAAGCCAACCGCGCCAGCTGCCTGCAATACATCGAAGAAACTTGGCCAGATATACGGGCCAAAAGCTTGCGCGACACGCTCCGGGCGTCGGTTTCTGATCAGTAG